A single genomic interval of Zunongwangia sp. HGR-M22 harbors:
- a CDS encoding translocation/assembly module TamB domain-containing protein, protein MSKKYPKLKKALRITAKILAGILIFLILLILFIRSPWGQNIIVNKVVSTIEDKTNTKVNIDRLFITFGGAVSLEGLYLEDEKGDTLVYAHNLEANIPIWPIIKGGAFGLNELDLKGLKANIYRKDSLKGFNYQFLMDAFASSDSTGTQQQQPQDTTSSPMEISIGDVNLQNIIVNYNDEVTGMDAELQLGELNVSMRNTDLQNMKFAVADASLKNTMVVYKQTKPLPLSEDSEAPLPIIEVDELRLNNVNAKYQSDPDGILADIHIPEFLAEMPNMDLGKYEIKLNKVQLKKANALLRMQTKTAQSEDQDSTQTDTAGFTWPVWKVEVKNIDLAKNNIAYIVDSAKIEQGTFNANALKLRNLNLKTGKLLLADRQVNADIDNITFSEASGLELRDFSTEIAMDNSSLNIKNLMIALNNNEIKGAANLSYNSIESLIENPEAVTVEANLSEIQLDINEVFRFQPALQENQHVKALSRKLVTGRISANGTLANIKIPSANISWGSQTSLVLNGQIQNATDPDNIYFNIPRFKAKSTKKDLNYFLDEKQLGVSLPKDISLSGSLAGTPNDIDADATLNSSLGAIAAKGNFQNTKEIAFDANVKIDSLGLGELLQNPSLGKLNLTLQAKGSGNSVNTLDAQLETNISSFTYNDYPIKDLKITGDITDGIGDVKSSYKDDNLNTNLVANVVLDSVSPEFKLDLDLDGADLAALGIANRNIRTGFKLNGSFKGNSKEYDASAEIEDGVAVYDSQTYLLGNLNLSAHVRPDSTSVKVDNKMVDLDLRSNASPADFSNALRRHYQNYLTEEDNTDTVKNPVNLFLKGKISQAPILKEVFLVNLEELDTITIDVDFNERKHQLNADVKLPFVKYYGALVDSLGISVKSDRKDMDFSLGFNSISYGPLAIKKTQLKANLENRILLMNFNSVYDSDTLVNVYSRLSKNEDTFKYTVSSENLILNKNKWNIPENNALLYDGKTIEFKDFKISRSDQSVELVNQENERNLENITMLFNNYKLAALLNFLNPEVKLAEGNMNGRFALVEPFGKTGILADLNIDQLESMDVKLGKLSLRGIAIGAEKYKFDLGMKEGAIDMDLTGNYTAADTTASLDMNLDLNKVEMSAVTGFSLGTLEDGKGSFSGNIKLGGTAATPEYQGKLNFSEAQFTVSMLNAPFILKNETLELDNEGIYFNSFKIGDTKGNSFAVDGTLGTESFINPKFDLSFKANNFNILNSTEEDNDLFYGTASFNADASLTGDLTLPKLELDLEIGENTDVTYVIPETEMQMQSRDGIVNFVNKENPDDILTQSEEKSYVFSGYDIDAHLKIDDDAVINVVLNEQTNDNLQIQGEGDLQLGVSPNGRTTLTGKYTISKGHYEMSLYSLVNRRFEIAEGSSVSWSGDPMDATVDARAVYDIETSAYALMASNISNSSGSDKQRFRQELPFKVYLNIDGEIMQPQLTFGLDMPKDSQGAIGGQVYSRVQQINTQENQLNKQVFSLLVLNRFYPDAGTDGSNGGTMAMARENISQALSDQLNMFSEKLLGDTGVQLNFGVDSYTDYQGESPDQRTDLNVNAQKKLFDDRLIVSVGSQVNLEGSNSGPEGTNPLIGNVSLEYLITEDGRFRVRGFRRNQYENVIDGQLIVSGLALIFTREFNYYNELWKNLLKSEEQEEQPANKEEEEE, encoded by the coding sequence TTGAGTAAGAAGTATCCAAAACTGAAAAAAGCACTAAGAATTACCGCCAAGATCTTAGCGGGTATACTTATTTTCTTAATTCTGCTTATTCTATTTATCCGAAGTCCCTGGGGACAAAATATCATTGTAAATAAGGTAGTTTCTACTATAGAGGATAAAACAAATACCAAGGTTAATATCGATCGATTATTTATCACTTTTGGTGGCGCTGTTAGTTTGGAAGGTTTATATCTTGAAGATGAAAAGGGAGATACTCTAGTTTATGCCCACAATTTAGAAGCAAATATTCCCATCTGGCCAATTATAAAAGGAGGAGCGTTTGGTTTGAATGAATTAGATCTAAAAGGACTTAAGGCAAATATTTATAGAAAAGATAGTCTTAAAGGTTTCAACTACCAATTTTTGATGGATGCTTTTGCTTCTTCAGATTCTACCGGCACACAGCAACAACAGCCACAAGATACCACATCGTCTCCCATGGAAATTAGTATTGGGGATGTAAATCTTCAAAACATTATCGTAAATTATAATGATGAGGTTACAGGGATGGATGCTGAACTACAACTGGGGGAATTGAATGTTTCTATGCGTAATACCGACCTTCAGAATATGAAATTTGCAGTGGCAGATGCGTCGCTAAAAAATACGATGGTAGTTTATAAACAAACCAAACCCTTACCACTAAGCGAAGATTCTGAAGCGCCCTTACCAATTATAGAGGTAGATGAGCTTCGTTTAAATAATGTAAATGCAAAATATCAATCTGATCCAGATGGGATACTGGCTGATATTCATATTCCAGAATTTTTGGCTGAAATGCCTAATATGGATCTTGGGAAATATGAAATTAAGCTAAATAAAGTTCAGCTTAAAAAAGCCAATGCGCTTTTAAGAATGCAAACAAAGACAGCACAATCTGAAGATCAGGATTCCACGCAAACAGATACTGCTGGTTTTACCTGGCCTGTTTGGAAAGTAGAAGTTAAAAATATTGATCTTGCCAAAAACAATATCGCTTACATTGTAGATAGTGCTAAGATAGAACAAGGAACTTTTAATGCGAATGCATTGAAATTGAGAAATCTGAACCTGAAGACGGGAAAACTACTACTAGCAGACCGTCAGGTAAATGCTGATATTGATAACATTACTTTCAGTGAAGCTTCAGGATTAGAGTTAAGAGATTTTTCTACTGAAATTGCTATGGATAATTCTTCTTTGAATATCAAGAATTTAATGATAGCATTAAATAATAATGAAATTAAAGGGGCAGCGAATTTATCTTATAATTCTATAGAATCTTTGATAGAAAATCCAGAGGCTGTAACTGTAGAAGCTAATCTATCAGAAATTCAATTAGATATTAATGAAGTTTTTAGGTTTCAGCCCGCACTTCAAGAAAATCAACATGTAAAAGCTTTAAGTCGTAAATTGGTTACGGGAAGGATTAGTGCAAACGGGACACTCGCCAATATAAAAATACCTTCAGCAAATATTTCTTGGGGTAGCCAGACTTCTTTAGTACTTAATGGGCAAATTCAAAATGCAACAGATCCCGATAATATTTATTTTAATATTCCTCGTTTTAAAGCGAAATCTACTAAAAAGGACCTAAATTATTTCTTAGACGAAAAACAATTAGGCGTTTCTTTACCTAAAGATATTAGTCTTAGCGGAAGTCTTGCAGGCACGCCAAATGATATCGATGCAGATGCCACTTTAAATTCAAGCTTAGGGGCAATTGCCGCTAAAGGAAACTTCCAGAACACCAAAGAAATAGCATTTGATGCCAATGTTAAAATCGATAGTCTTGGTTTAGGAGAATTACTTCAAAATCCGTCTCTAGGGAAATTGAACCTTACTTTACAAGCAAAGGGAAGTGGTAATTCTGTGAATACCTTAGATGCGCAATTAGAAACAAACATTAGCAGCTTTACTTATAATGATTATCCTATTAAAGATTTAAAAATCACAGGTGATATAACAGATGGTATTGGTGATGTAAAAAGCTCTTATAAAGACGATAATTTAAACACAAATCTTGTCGCAAATGTTGTGTTAGATTCGGTTTCACCAGAATTTAAATTGGATTTAGATTTAGATGGAGCAGATTTGGCAGCACTTGGTATAGCCAATCGCAATATAAGAACCGGTTTTAAATTAAATGGATCTTTTAAAGGAAACTCTAAAGAATACGATGCATCTGCAGAAATAGAAGACGGTGTTGCTGTTTACGATAGCCAAACCTATTTACTAGGGAATTTAAATTTGTCGGCGCACGTTCGGCCAGATTCAACTTCTGTAAAAGTAGATAATAAAATGGTAGATTTAGATCTTCGATCTAATGCGAGTCCGGCAGATTTTAGTAATGCGTTACGACGTCATTATCAAAATTATTTAACCGAAGAAGATAATACCGACACCGTAAAGAATCCCGTAAATTTATTTCTGAAGGGGAAAATTTCTCAGGCTCCTATTCTTAAAGAAGTTTTCTTGGTTAATTTAGAAGAACTGGATACAATAACTATAGATGTAGATTTTAATGAAAGAAAGCACCAGCTTAATGCCGATGTTAAATTACCTTTCGTTAAATATTACGGAGCTTTAGTAGATAGTTTAGGGATTTCTGTGAAGTCTGATAGAAAAGATATGGATTTCAGTTTAGGATTTAATTCTATAAGTTATGGCCCGCTTGCGATTAAAAAAACGCAGTTAAAAGCCAATCTTGAGAATAGAATACTTTTAATGAATTTCAATTCAGTTTATGATAGCGATACACTTGTAAATGTATATTCAAGATTGTCTAAAAATGAAGATACTTTTAAATACACGGTAAGTAGCGAAAATTTAATTCTGAATAAAAACAAATGGAACATTCCAGAAAACAATGCGCTACTTTATGATGGGAAGACCATCGAATTTAAGGATTTTAAAATATCAAGAAGTGATCAGTCAGTTGAATTAGTCAATCAGGAAAACGAAAGGAATTTAGAGAATATCACAATGCTTTTTAATAATTATAAATTGGCAGCGTTGCTTAATTTCTTAAATCCTGAAGTAAAATTAGCTGAAGGAAATATGAATGGAAGATTTGCCCTTGTAGAGCCTTTTGGTAAAACCGGAATTTTGGCAGACCTCAATATAGACCAGTTGGAATCGATGGATGTAAAACTTGGAAAACTGTCACTACGCGGAATTGCTATAGGAGCAGAGAAGTACAAGTTTGATCTGGGAATGAAGGAAGGTGCAATAGATATGGATCTTACCGGAAACTATACCGCTGCAGATACAACCGCCAGCCTAGATATGAACTTAGATCTCAACAAAGTAGAGATGAGTGCGGTGACTGGTTTTTCTTTGGGAACCTTGGAGGATGGTAAAGGATCATTTTCAGGAAATATAAAATTAGGAGGTACGGCGGCTACTCCAGAATATCAAGGGAAGCTAAATTTTAGTGAAGCTCAGTTTACCGTATCGATGCTAAATGCTCCATTTATACTTAAGAATGAAACGTTAGAATTGGATAATGAAGGCATATATTTCAATAGTTTTAAAATAGGAGATACTAAGGGAAATTCTTTTGCTGTAGACGGTACTTTAGGAACAGAAAGCTTTATAAACCCAAAATTCGATTTAAGTTTCAAAGCAAATAATTTTAATATTCTTAATTCTACCGAAGAAGATAATGATTTATTTTATGGTACAGCTAGTTTTAATGCAGATGCCAGCCTAACTGGAGACCTTACTTTACCCAAGTTAGAACTCGATTTAGAAATTGGCGAAAATACAGATGTTACTTATGTAATTCCGGAAACTGAAATGCAGATGCAAAGTCGTGACGGGATTGTAAATTTTGTGAACAAAGAAAACCCAGATGACATTCTTACGCAGAGTGAAGAAAAATCCTATGTTTTTAGTGGATACGATATTGATGCACACTTAAAAATAGACGATGATGCAGTAATCAACGTAGTTTTAAATGAACAGACAAATGATAATTTGCAAATTCAGGGAGAAGGAGATTTGCAACTTGGTGTCTCTCCAAATGGTAGGACAACACTTACCGGAAAGTACACGATAAGTAAGGGACATTACGAGATGAGTCTCTATAGCCTTGTTAACAGAAGATTTGAGATTGCAGAAGGTAGTTCGGTTAGTTGGAGCGGAGATCCTATGGATGCTACGGTAGATGCTAGAGCAGTTTACGACATAGAAACATCTGCCTATGCATTAATGGCGTCAAATATTTCAAATAGTAGTGGTAGCGATAAACAAAGATTTAGACAGGAGCTACCATTTAAAGTATATTTAAATATAGATGGTGAAATTATGCAACCTCAGCTTACTTTTGGATTAGACATGCCAAAAGATTCGCAGGGAGCTATAGGTGGACAGGTGTATAGTAGAGTTCAGCAAATAAATACTCAGGAAAATCAACTTAATAAACAAGTTTTTAGTTTGTTGGTATTAAACCGTTTTTATCCAGACGCTGGTACCGATGGCAGTAATGGCGGTACAATGGCTATGGCTAGAGAAAATATAAGTCAGGCGTTATCAGATCAACTTAATATGTTTTCAGAAAAATTGTTAGGTGATACGGGAGTGCAGCTTAATTTTGGTGTAGATAGCTATACCGACTACCAGGGTGAAAGCCCCGACCAGCGAACCGATTTAAATGTTAATGCGCAAAAAAAATTATTTGACGATCGTTTGATCGTAAGTGTAGGTAGCCAGGTAAATTTAGAGGGAAGCAACTCAGGGCCAGAAGGTACCAATCCGCTAATAGGAAATGTTAGTTTAGAATATCTTATTACTGAAGATGGTAGATTCCGCGTTAGAGGTTTCAGAAGAAATCAATATGAAAATGTAATCGATGGTCAACTTATCGTAAGTGGGCTTGCGTTAATATTTACCCGAGAATTTAATTACTACAACGAACTGTGGAAAAATCTTCTTAAAAGCGAGGAGCAAGAAGAACAACCGGCCAATAAAGAAGAGGAAGAAGAATGA
- a CDS encoding OmpA/MotB family protein: MRKTLAVSIFSTALLASCVSKKKYVALEGELNDTKTTLQKTRVEKEEIEDKYAAIEERVADYNAKINSLRSSNDEKLELNDVTAMSNKTKEQMRKTIAKMDASQLEGVETIEDSINAAISYNLKSQITEGKDGDDVDITVDKTVVMINVSDKLLFRSGSYRLSRDAQPLLKKLAEVINSEPAMEVMVEGHTDDRTMVEDSWLEDNWDLSVRRATAVVRQLQDKYNVDGSKLIAAGRSSYSPLVENTSKENMSKNRRTRIVVIPNLDKFFAMLDSEGEI; encoded by the coding sequence ATGAGAAAGACTTTAGCAGTATCAATTTTTTCAACGGCTCTTTTAGCCTCATGTGTTTCTAAGAAAAAGTATGTCGCTTTAGAAGGAGAACTAAATGATACTAAAACCACATTACAAAAAACGAGAGTCGAAAAAGAAGAAATTGAAGATAAATATGCCGCTATAGAGGAGCGCGTTGCCGATTATAACGCAAAGATTAATTCGCTACGTTCTTCTAATGACGAAAAATTAGAATTGAACGATGTAACGGCAATGTCTAACAAAACTAAAGAGCAAATGAGAAAAACCATTGCAAAAATGGATGCTTCTCAATTAGAAGGTGTTGAGACAATTGAAGATTCGATTAATGCTGCGATTTCTTATAATTTAAAAAGTCAAATTACCGAAGGTAAAGATGGCGACGATGTAGATATCACCGTAGATAAAACAGTAGTAATGATCAATGTTTCTGATAAATTACTATTTAGAAGCGGTAGTTACAGATTATCTAGAGATGCGCAACCGCTACTTAAAAAACTTGCTGAAGTAATTAATAGTGAACCGGCAATGGAAGTAATGGTAGAAGGTCATACCGATGATCGTACAATGGTAGAAGATTCTTGGTTAGAAGATAACTGGGATCTAAGTGTACGCCGTGCAACAGCTGTAGTTAGACAATTACAGGATAAATACAATGTAGATGGTTCTAAGCTAATCGCTGCCGGTAGAAGTAGTTATTCGCCTTTAGTTGAAAATACCTCTAAAGAAAACATGTCGAAGAATAGAAGAACAAGAATTGTGGTAATACCAAATCTTGATAAATTTTTCGCAATGTTAGATTCTGAAGGGGAAATCTAA
- a CDS encoding DEAD/DEAH box helicase — translation MEVSDLGISEKKVDKQLYGYQQNDIDKIFSVIDENPEHYNLLYQLPTGGGKTVIFSEIVREYIQRTEKKVLILTHRIELCKQTNKMLSDFGVKNKIINSKVKELPDQHDYMCFVAMVETLNNRLHDDKLDLEDIGMVIIDEAHYNSFRKLFKFFEKCFILGVTATPLSSNIKLPMKDNYRELIVGDSISSLIEKGFLARANIYSYNVGLSALKVGMNGDYTVKSSEELYTNMSMQEKLLNAYLERSKGKKTLIFNNGINTSIEVYYTFKQAGYNIRHLDNTTSKQDRKEILKWFKHTPDAIVTSVSILTTGFDEPTVDTIILNRATKSLTLYFQMIGRGSRVLPGKKEFSVIDLGNNMARFGHWSSPIDWRQIFRSPDFYFENLLSDEEIEREFKYEMPPELREQFANSESVDFDVEAAYDDVIKRGLKSKAVLEWSIEQHVKMCVENSEDVFDARILAKELKADISSRIKQYSYCISKSTKNYRDWLEEDYSRKLRMAINKEF, via the coding sequence ATGGAAGTTTCAGATTTAGGAATTAGCGAAAAGAAGGTAGATAAGCAGTTATATGGATATCAACAAAACGATATCGATAAGATTTTTAGTGTAATAGATGAAAATCCAGAGCATTATAATCTTCTATATCAATTACCAACCGGTGGAGGTAAAACTGTAATTTTTTCTGAAATTGTAAGAGAATACATTCAGCGAACAGAAAAGAAAGTATTAATTCTAACCCATAGAATCGAGCTATGTAAGCAAACTAATAAAATGCTTTCCGATTTTGGGGTTAAGAATAAAATTATAAACAGTAAGGTTAAAGAGCTACCAGATCAGCACGATTATATGTGTTTTGTGGCTATGGTAGAAACCTTAAATAACCGTCTTCATGATGATAAATTAGATCTTGAAGATATTGGGATGGTGATTATTGATGAGGCGCATTATAATAGTTTTAGAAAATTATTTAAGTTTTTTGAAAAATGCTTCATTCTTGGTGTAACTGCAACACCGCTTAGTTCTAACATCAAATTACCGATGAAGGATAATTACCGCGAATTAATCGTTGGTGATTCGATATCTTCATTAATAGAAAAAGGTTTCCTGGCCAGAGCTAATATTTATAGCTATAATGTAGGTTTATCTGCTTTAAAAGTAGGAATGAATGGTGATTATACCGTAAAATCTTCCGAAGAGCTGTATACGAATATGTCGATGCAGGAAAAGCTTTTAAATGCTTATCTAGAACGCTCTAAAGGAAAGAAAACCCTAATATTTAATAATGGTATAAATACTTCTATAGAGGTGTATTATACTTTTAAACAAGCGGGGTATAATATTCGGCATTTAGATAATACGACAAGCAAACAGGATCGTAAGGAAATTCTAAAGTGGTTTAAACATACACCAGATGCGATTGTAACTTCAGTAAGTATTCTTACTACAGGTTTTGATGAACCTACGGTAGATACTATTATCCTGAATCGTGCAACAAAATCGTTAACCCTTTATTTCCAGATGATTGGTCGTGGATCTAGGGTGCTCCCAGGAAAAAAGGAGTTTAGTGTTATTGATCTTGGTAATAATATGGCACGTTTTGGTCACTGGAGTTCACCAATAGACTGGAGACAAATCTTCCGTTCGCCAGATTTCTATTTTGAAAATCTATTAAGTGACGAAGAAATAGAACGTGAGTTTAAGTATGAAATGCCACCAGAATTACGCGAGCAATTTGCAAATTCTGAAAGTGTCGATTTTGATGTAGAGGCAGCCTATGACGATGTTATTAAACGCGGACTTAAATCGAAAGCGGTATTGGAATGGTCTATAGAACAGCATGTAAAAATGTGTGTAGAAAATAGTGAAGATGTATTTGATGCAAGAATTTTGGCTAAAGAATTAAAAGCTGATATATCTTCCAGAATCAAGCAATATTCCTATTGTATTTCTAAAAGTACCAAGAACTATCGTGATTGGTTAGAAGAAGATTATTCCAGAAAATTAAGAATGGCTATCAATAAAGAATTCTAA
- the cysM gene encoding cysteine synthase CysM, whose product MSKSIFRLIGNTPLVEARTLVNNPNVKLFFKLEGQNPGGSVKDRAAYNMIKSALDRGDIDEKTKLIEATSGNTGIALAMIASMFKLKIELVMPENATKERVQTMRAYGAKVTLTSAEKGIEGSRDYAEAKVANEAYYMFNQFSNDDNWKAHYKTTGPEVWEDTNNKVTHFVSSMGTTGTIMGTSTYLKEKNKAIQIVGVQPTDDSSIPGIRKWPKAYLPKIFDETKVDQVIEVSENEAREMTKHLAKEEGIFAGMSSGGATAAALKLCDTLEEGVVVSIICDRGDRYLSSDLFEN is encoded by the coding sequence ATGAGTAAGTCGATATTCAGACTAATAGGAAATACACCATTAGTAGAAGCCAGAACATTAGTAAACAATCCAAACGTTAAACTGTTTTTCAAGTTAGAGGGGCAAAACCCGGGTGGGAGCGTTAAAGATCGTGCAGCTTATAATATGATTAAAAGTGCTTTGGATCGCGGTGATATAGATGAAAAAACAAAGCTGATTGAAGCAACTAGTGGCAATACCGGTATTGCCCTGGCCATGATAGCGTCGATGTTTAAGCTGAAGATTGAATTAGTGATGCCTGAAAATGCTACTAAAGAGCGTGTGCAAACCATGCGAGCCTATGGCGCCAAAGTAACGTTAACCAGTGCTGAAAAAGGAATCGAAGGAAGTAGGGATTATGCAGAAGCTAAGGTAGCAAATGAAGCTTATTATATGTTTAATCAGTTTAGTAATGATGATAACTGGAAGGCACATTATAAAACTACCGGTCCCGAAGTTTGGGAAGATACCAATAATAAGGTGACGCATTTTGTCTCTAGTATGGGAACTACGGGAACTATTATGGGAACTTCAACTTATCTTAAGGAGAAAAATAAAGCTATACAAATTGTAGGTGTGCAGCCTACAGATGATTCTAGTATTCCTGGGATTAGAAAATGGCCAAAAGCTTATCTTCCGAAGATATTCGATGAAACTAAGGTAGATCAGGTAATTGAAGTTAGCGAAAACGAAGCTCGGGAAATGACTAAACATTTGGCAAAAGAAGAAGGGATTTTTGCGGGGATGAGTAGTGGAGGAGCGACGGCAGCAGCCCTAAAATTATGTGATACGTTAGAAGAAGGTGTAGTGGTAAGCATCATTTGCGACCGTGGTGACCGATATTTATCTTCAGATTTATTTGAAAACTAA
- the tamL gene encoding translocation and assembly module lipoprotein TamL, whose product MKIRNYSLIVIIVLVLVNACSVDKYIPEDEYLYRGANITMKPDTTGIADLKKVKTELQNVLVPKPNTKFLGNYFGLYFHYKAQREKPGIINKFLNKKIGEEPVYLSDVEIGNTQDLILNRLENRGFFYSRVSADVETNEKKKTGTASYDVSVTTPYKMESYQLVADSLLLYQDMKPLVDESKFFEEMRFDLAKMKQERERLDIGLKEKGYYNFNSGFLIFEADTNQYDNKRFDLYLKIKKDVPNKAIIPYKISKVNIYPNNTLESDSIVKDSIRFNEKTYVQDRDSIFFLPKRLDPFVLIDEGDFYDPKISKATSRRLGSIGAYKFINIDYQEIDTLATDSLGILEANIYLSPLNKRAIRAELQAVTKSNNFAGPSLAVSLTNRNLFKGGEIINIQGRFGYEVQIASGNNTGLNSIQLGLGSDLIFPRLLFPWTPGENFFKYEIPKTKVSLNVDYLKRSQLFALGSASASFGYIWNANRYITHSFDPISINYVDLINTTPEFEAILDNNPYLESSFTQQFIAGSIYNFTYNGMVDQQDTHQVFVNTTLDLAGNVLDLVSGNSDEDPQTVFNLEYAQYAKFDIDLRYHSNFGEGSKIATRLFAGYGMPYGNSDIMPFTKQYFSGGPYSVRAFRTRQLGPGTYNPSDEEENNPDDPNAIDTDYFDRAGNIRLEANIEYRFPLIPPYVNGAVFADAGNVWTSKSDENLKGGRFSSNFTNELGIGTGVGVRVDIQGFVIRFDLAAPMHDPSLEEGQRWTYDFGKPVFNFAIGYPF is encoded by the coding sequence ATGAAAATAAGGAATTACAGTCTTATAGTTATAATCGTTTTGGTATTAGTTAATGCCTGTAGTGTAGATAAATATATTCCTGAAGATGAATACCTTTATCGCGGTGCAAATATTACCATGAAACCCGACACTACCGGAATAGCTGACTTAAAAAAAGTGAAGACAGAGCTTCAAAACGTATTAGTTCCTAAACCAAATACGAAGTTTTTAGGAAATTATTTTGGATTGTACTTTCATTACAAAGCGCAGCGTGAAAAACCCGGAATCATCAATAAATTTTTAAATAAAAAAATTGGTGAAGAGCCAGTGTATTTAAGTGATGTTGAAATTGGTAATACCCAGGATTTAATTTTAAATCGTCTAGAGAATCGTGGATTCTTCTACAGTAGGGTAAGTGCAGATGTAGAAACCAACGAAAAGAAAAAAACGGGTACTGCAAGTTATGATGTGAGTGTAACTACACCCTACAAAATGGAATCTTATCAATTAGTAGCCGATAGCTTGTTGCTTTACCAGGATATGAAACCTTTAGTTGACGAAAGTAAATTTTTTGAAGAAATGCGTTTTGATCTGGCAAAAATGAAGCAGGAGCGAGAACGTTTAGATATCGGGCTGAAGGAAAAAGGATATTATAACTTTAACTCTGGTTTTTTAATTTTTGAAGCAGATACTAATCAATACGATAATAAGCGTTTCGATCTTTATTTAAAAATAAAAAAGGACGTACCTAATAAAGCGATAATTCCGTATAAAATTTCAAAAGTAAATATTTATCCAAATAATACTTTAGAGAGTGATTCGATCGTTAAAGATAGTATTCGTTTTAACGAAAAAACCTACGTGCAGGACAGGGATAGTATTTTCTTTTTACCCAAACGTCTAGATCCTTTTGTTTTAATAGATGAAGGTGATTTTTATGATCCAAAAATATCTAAAGCAACTAGCCGTCGTTTAGGATCAATAGGAGCTTACAAGTTTATAAATATAGATTATCAAGAAATAGATACACTGGCAACGGATAGTCTTGGAATTCTTGAAGCCAATATCTATTTATCCCCATTGAATAAACGTGCGATTAGAGCCGAATTGCAAGCGGTAACAAAATCAAACAATTTTGCAGGACCAAGTTTAGCGGTTTCTTTAACCAATCGTAACTTATTTAAAGGAGGCGAAATTATTAATATTCAGGGAAGATTTGGATACGAAGTACAAATAGCCAGCGGAAATAACACAGGCTTAAACAGCATTCAGTTAGGTTTGGGGAGTGATTTAATTTTTCCTAGGTTATTGTTTCCGTGGACTCCTGGAGAAAACTTTTTTAAATATGAAATTCCTAAAACCAAGGTTAGTTTAAATGTAGATTATCTTAAGAGAAGTCAGCTTTTTGCTTTGGGATCGGCCTCTGCAAGTTTTGGATATATCTGGAATGCCAATAGATATATAACTCACAGTTTCGATCCAATTTCAATTAACTATGTCGATCTAATAAATACCACTCCAGAATTTGAAGCTATTTTAGATAACAATCCTTATTTAGAAAGTAGTTTTACGCAACAGTTTATTGCAGGATCAATTTATAATTTCACTTATAATGGGATGGTAGATCAACAAGATACACATCAGGTTTTTGTGAATACTACTTTAGATCTAGCAGGAAATGTGCTAGATTTGGTAAGTGGAAATTCTGATGAAGATCCACAAACAGTTTTCAATCTGGAATACGCACAATATGCTAAATTCGATATAGATTTAAGATATCATTCCAATTTTGGAGAAGGGAGCAAAATTGCCACAAGATTATTTGCCGGTTATGGTATGCCTTATGGAAACTCTGATATTATGCCATTTACAAAGCAATATTTCTCTGGAGGACCTTATAGTGTTAGAGCATTTAGAACTCGGCAGTTGGGGCCTGGGACTTATAATCCAAGTGATGAAGAAGAAAACAATCCAGATGATCCCAATGCTATTGATACCGATTATTTTGATCGCGCCGGGAATATTCGACTGGAAGCCAATATCGAATATCGTTTTCCTTTAATCCCGCCGTATGTAAACGGAGCTGTTTTTGCTGATGCTGGTAATGTGTGGACATCAAAGAGCGATGAAAATTTAAAGGGAGGTCGCTTCAGCTCTAATTTTACTAACGAGCTCGGGATTGGTACAGGAGTCGGCGTGCGTGTAGATATCCAGGGGTTTGTTATTCGTTTTGATCTTGCTGCGCCAATGCATGATCCTTCATTAGAAGAGGGGCAACGCTGGACATACGATTTCGGCAAGCCAGTATTTAATTTTGCTATTGGTTATCCATTTTAG